TACTATATATGTACTTGTTCCAGACAGTTCTCTGCTGCTGCACTGGGGCCTGTCGCTGAGAAACAATGAGGGACTCTTTAATAAACACGAACATAACAGTGGGTCCTACACGCCACTGCATGGTTTACGTTGGTTTAGACTCCCTCCAACAGTTTACATTCTCATTAAGTGAGCAGATGCAATCTTGTTGCTTGTTCTTGCCTGTTTTTCCCACTTATTCTCCTGCTCCATACATTCTTGCCAACTAATTGAGAGATTTCTAATCTTACAAGATTGGTCGACTTGAAACTATTTGAAAGACATTTTTGACTCCTCTTGCAATCATTTGTAGGCTTTGTAGTATTTTTTGAGCAAACCCTTAATTGTTGGAACTTTGTTTCTGCAGTTGTCTGATCAAGCAGAACATGGAGGCCGACGCTGCTGTAGCCTCCGATCTTCCAAGCAGCCAGGACATCGCTGCCATCCAGGATGAAGATGTCCTCAATAAAATGGTGAGGCAGTACAAGCCGATGTGACAATGACCACCGCTAACGCATTACTAACACAAGGCTATTCACACTTTGATGGGTCGTATGTTCAtgaagacacacagactcaatcAGGCCCCATGTGTATTTCATTGGTTTATTTAGGTACTTAAATCATTTCATTCTATCATGAATGTTGCGTCAGATAGTCATGTCCACCTAACATAGACACCAGCATAACATAAATTGAGTCGATGTTGTTTATGTCACCATTGCACACGGTGTACATGGTGTACACAGTTATGATGACAGAAGTAATTAGAAAGACCAGAattggctctcactgaagagTTTTTTAATCCCAAAGTGAGAATTTTGTTAGAAAATGATTAATGTTTCAAGGATTCTTTGCTGCTCAATTAGTATTTTATGTCAGGCGGGCGCCTGTTTAAAGTGGATTTCTGTCTTCCAGCTGGATAAAGCTGTTGATTTTGAGGAGAGGAAAATGTTGCGAGCTGCACTCAGGGAACTGCTTAAGACAAAAAGAGGTAAAGACTACAGCTTCAAATAACCCTCACAGCCCCtgccaatataaatatatttatgtttgtttatatTATCCTCTCATCCTCATCAATCCAACATTCACATTATGTGAACAGATGGAATCTTTTCCTCTGCCTCATTTCCCCCTTATTCTTGCTCCCTACATTCTTctacatataatatatttatacgtACATTTTCTTTCGAACGGAACTACAGGTACAATGTATCTTATTGATGTTAGCATCTTGTTTGACTTCCTCCATGACCTCAGATAAGAGGGAGAAGGACCGGGGGTCCAGACAGGAGGACTTGAAGGGTCTGAACCAAAGAGGGCAGCCAAGTCAGTGTaccccccccaacctctcttTATTTACAATAGAGTCCCAAACAAATGGACTCCATTGATTTAAACTatgaaatcaatcaataaacTATTTAAACTAACATGCAAATTCCTGACTTGCTCCCTGACCGAACAGAACCAAAGACTCCGGTGTCACCCATTCAGATGTCCTTTAACGGGCCCCCCAAGACAGCCAGCAGGTAggacaacacaacaccatcacccacTATGATGCCTTGCTTCGAcgtcccagaatgcattgcactTCTACACTTAGTTTATGAGCATTGTACTTCACTAAAAAATGCTTACGTGACCCTTTGAGTATGTACTTTTATCGTTTAAGCGAAATTGTATCCACAATATAGTATATCTTATACAAGTCCTTTTTAAAGAGTCACCGTAAGCACACATTGTATgcatcccctgtgtgtgtgtgtgtgtgtgtgtgtgtgtgtgtgtgtgtgtgtgtgtgtgtgtgtgtgtgtgtgtgtgtgtgtgtgtgtgtgtgtgtgtgtctgtgtgtgtgtgtgtgtgtgtgtgtgtctgtgtgtgtttactgtacAGCTCAGACACCAGTGTAAGAAGCCCAACCGCCGCAGCGCCCAACACTAAAAATGTCAAGCAGATGCTGTTGGATTGGTGTCGCGCCAAAACGGAGCCATATGAGGTAAACCCTGTGTCACCTACTGCCCTCCCCTAGCTGCTTCTGCTACGTCAGGTCCCTCGGGGTTTAGGGGAGTTTTCCCCTTTTCAGAGGCCCAGGATTAGCATATACAGTACAGTATATATCATGGGGGCCTGTTTGAAGGCCTTCGAGACTGTACAACTGGGATGGCTGGCTCTACAAATACATGACTAACTCTGCTGTGTTTTGCTGCAGGGGGTGACCATCAAGAACTTCTCTTCCAGTTGGAGCGACGGCATCGCGTTCTGCGCACTAGTGCACCGCTTCTTCCCGGACGCCTTCGAGTACTCCACCCTCAACCCCAACAACCGCAGAGACAACTTTGAGTTGGCGTTCACCACCGCAGAGTGAGTTACCATAGGCCTTGTTTGAATTGGCGGCTCcatctttgtttttatttgcaaGATGTGACAGCGCCTCATTCATACGTCATAACGTATGTTACTATGTACCGTCAACTGTGATTTGGTTTGTGGTTGATGCGTGGAGCGACTTCCAtgctttagggttagggttggggtggttCAATAACGCTGTTGCACATCAAATACTTCCTTTATTGATACATTCCTTTATTCATGTGCAATTACATTATATACTAGACTGTTATATCAATGTTTCCATCCATTTCCTCAACCAACTAGAATTATAGCTgactctctctacccctctttTTACTTTTCTCGctaccctccctctcttttctttacTATCACTATCTTTCTTTActatcttctcttctc
The nucleotide sequence above comes from Gadus chalcogrammus isolate NIFS_2021 chromosome 4, NIFS_Gcha_1.0, whole genome shotgun sequence. Encoded proteins:
- the smtna gene encoding smoothelin, with translation MEADAAVASDLPSSQDIAAIQDEDVLNKMLDKAVDFEERKMLRAALRELLKTKRDKREKDRGSRQEDLKGLNQRGQPKPKTPVSPIQMSFNGPPKTASSSDTSVRSPTAAAPNTKNVKQMLLDWCRAKTEPYEGVTIKNFSSSWSDGIAFCALVHRFFPDAFEYSTLNPNNRRDNFELAFTTAEKLANCPPLLDVEDLLRMAEPDWKCVYTYIQEFYRCLVEKGLVKTKKRT